The Pseudomonas triclosanedens genome has a window encoding:
- a CDS encoding amino acid permease yields the protein MTRETQHAGQLQRGLKNRHIQLIALGGAIGTGLFLGSAGVLKSAGPSMILGYAIAGFIAFLIMRQLGEMIVEEPVAGSFSHFAHKYWGGFAGFLSGWNCWVLYILVGMSELTAVGKYIHYWWPDVPTWASAALFFVVVNAINLFNVKAFGEAEFWFAIIKVAAIVGMIALGCYLLASGSGGEQATVSNLWAHGGFFPNGVSGLVMAMAIIMFSFGGLEMLGFTAAEADRPKTVIPKAINQVIYRILIFYIGALTVLLSLTPWDSLLQTLNASGDSYSGSPFVQIFSMIGSGTAAHVLNFVVLTAALSVYNSGTYCNGRMLVGLAEQGDAPRALARVDSRGVPVRSLLVSAAVTFLAVLVNYLIPARALELLMSLVVAALVINWAMISLAHLKFRARMDAQGTRTAFRAVWYPLGNWLCLGFVLFILGVMLFTPGIQVSVYAIPLWLLVMYGCYRLKRQGPVRGEARAALAE from the coding sequence ATGACGCGTGAAACTCAACACGCAGGCCAGCTCCAGCGGGGCCTGAAGAATCGCCATATCCAGTTGATCGCCCTGGGCGGCGCCATCGGTACCGGGTTGTTCCTGGGCTCCGCCGGTGTACTCAAGTCCGCCGGGCCGTCGATGATCCTTGGCTATGCCATCGCCGGCTTCATTGCCTTCCTGATCATGCGCCAGCTCGGCGAGATGATCGTCGAGGAGCCCGTCGCAGGCTCCTTCAGCCACTTCGCGCACAAGTACTGGGGCGGTTTCGCCGGCTTCCTCTCGGGCTGGAACTGCTGGGTGCTGTACATCCTGGTGGGCATGTCGGAACTCACCGCGGTGGGCAAGTACATCCATTACTGGTGGCCGGACGTGCCGACCTGGGCCAGTGCCGCGCTGTTCTTCGTGGTGGTCAACGCCATCAACCTGTTCAACGTGAAGGCCTTCGGCGAGGCGGAGTTCTGGTTCGCCATCATCAAGGTTGCCGCCATCGTCGGCATGATCGCCCTGGGCTGCTACCTGCTGGCCAGCGGCAGCGGCGGCGAGCAGGCCACGGTCAGCAACCTGTGGGCGCATGGTGGCTTCTTCCCCAATGGCGTCAGCGGGCTGGTGATGGCAATGGCGATCATCATGTTCTCCTTCGGCGGGCTGGAGATGCTCGGTTTCACCGCCGCCGAGGCCGACAGGCCGAAGACCGTGATCCCCAAGGCGATCAACCAGGTCATCTACCGCATCCTCATCTTCTACATCGGCGCCCTCACCGTGCTGCTGTCGCTGACGCCCTGGGACAGCCTGCTGCAAACGCTGAACGCCTCCGGCGACTCCTACAGCGGCAGCCCGTTCGTGCAGATATTCTCGATGATCGGCAGCGGCACCGCGGCTCACGTGCTCAACTTCGTGGTGCTCACTGCCGCGCTCTCGGTCTACAACAGCGGCACCTACTGCAACGGCCGCATGCTGGTGGGCCTGGCGGAGCAGGGCGACGCTCCGCGCGCGCTGGCCAGGGTGGACAGCCGCGGCGTGCCGGTGCGCTCGCTGCTGGTCTCGGCGGCCGTGACCTTCCTTGCCGTGCTGGTGAACTACCTGATCCCGGCGCGCGCGCTGGAGTTGCTGATGTCGCTGGTGGTGGCTGCCCTGGTGATCAACTGGGCGATGATCAGCCTGGCGCACCTGAAGTTCCGTGCACGGATGGATGCGCAGGGCACCCGCACCGCCTTCCGCGCCGTGTGGTATCCGCTGGGCAACTGGCTGTGCCTGGGCTTCGTGCTGTTCATCCTCGGCGTCATGCTGTTCACCCCGGGCATTCAGGTGTCGGTCTATGCGATTCCGCTCTGGCTACTGGTGATGTACGGCTGCTATCGCCTGAAACGCCAGGGCCCGGTCCGTGGCGAGGCAAGGGCGGCCCTGGCGGAGTGA
- the maiA gene encoding maleylacetoacetate isomerase has translation MLTLYSYWRSSAAYRVRIALGLKGLAYRQVPVHLVKDGGQQHAADYKALNPQELVPLLVDGDARIAQSLAILEYLDETHPQPSLLPRDALQRAQVRALALHIACDIHPLNNLRVLQYLSGPLGVADDAKNAWIRHWVETGLHAVEQGVAAWTGPLSLGERPGYFEACLVPQLYNARRFGCDLSGCPRLLAIAARCEPLEAFQQAAPEVQPDAQ, from the coding sequence ATGCTCACCCTGTACTCCTACTGGCGTTCCAGCGCCGCCTACCGCGTGCGCATTGCCCTGGGCCTCAAGGGCCTGGCCTACCGTCAGGTGCCGGTGCACCTGGTGAAGGACGGCGGCCAGCAGCACGCTGCCGACTACAAGGCACTCAACCCGCAGGAACTGGTGCCGTTGCTGGTGGACGGCGATGCGCGCATCGCGCAGTCCCTGGCCATCCTCGAATACCTCGACGAAACCCATCCGCAACCGAGCCTGCTGCCGCGCGATGCGCTGCAGCGTGCCCAGGTTCGTGCGCTGGCCCTGCACATCGCCTGCGACATCCATCCGCTGAACAACCTGCGCGTACTGCAGTACCTCAGCGGCCCGCTGGGCGTGGCGGACGACGCGAAGAACGCCTGGATCCGACACTGGGTCGAAACCGGACTGCACGCGGTGGAACAGGGCGTTGCCGCCTGGACCGGCCCGCTGTCCCTGGGCGAACGCCCCGGTTATTTCGAAGCCTGCCTGGTTCCCCAGTTGTACAACGCGCGGCGCTTCGGCTGCGACCTTTCCGGTTGCCCGCGCCTGCTCGCCATCGCCGCGCGCTGCGAGCCCCTTGAAGCCTTCCAGCAAGCTGCCCCGGAGGTGCAGCCCGACGCCCAGTAA
- the hppD gene encoding 4-hydroxyphenylpyruvate dioxygenase: protein MNAVTKIEQHNPIGTDGFEFVEFTAPDAQGIEQLRQLFTGMGFTETAKHRSKEVFLFQQNDINIVLNGSPTGHVHEFARKHGPSACAMAFRVKNAAQAAAYVESQGARLVGSHANFGELNIPCVEGIGGSLLYLVDRYGDKSIYDVDFEFIEGRTAGDNAVGLLCIDHLTHNVKRGQMDVWSGFYERIANFREIRYFDIEGKLTGLFSRAMTAPCGKIRIPINESADDTSQIEEFIREYHGEGIQHIALTTDDIYATVRKLRANGVDFMSTPDTYYEKVDSRVAGHGEPLEQLRELNILIDGAPGDDGILLQIFTNTVIGPIFFEIIQRKGNQGFGEGNFKALFESIEEDQIRRGVISDK from the coding sequence ATGAACGCCGTGACCAAGATCGAGCAACACAACCCAATCGGCACCGACGGCTTCGAGTTCGTCGAATTCACCGCCCCCGACGCGCAGGGCATCGAGCAACTGCGCCAGTTGTTCACCGGCATGGGGTTCACCGAGACCGCCAAGCACCGCTCCAAGGAAGTCTTCCTGTTCCAGCAGAACGACATCAACATCGTGCTCAACGGCAGCCCCACCGGTCACGTTCACGAGTTCGCCAGGAAACACGGGCCGAGCGCCTGCGCGATGGCCTTCCGGGTGAAGAATGCAGCGCAGGCCGCCGCCTATGTCGAGTCCCAGGGCGCCAGGCTGGTTGGCAGCCACGCCAACTTCGGCGAGCTGAACATTCCGTGTGTCGAAGGTATCGGCGGCTCGTTGCTATATCTCGTCGACCGCTATGGCGACAAGAGCATCTACGACGTCGACTTCGAGTTCATCGAAGGCCGTACCGCCGGTGACAATGCCGTCGGCCTGCTGTGCATCGACCACCTGACCCATAACGTCAAGCGCGGACAGATGGACGTCTGGTCGGGCTTCTACGAGCGCATCGCCAATTTCCGCGAAATCCGCTACTTCGATATCGAAGGCAAGCTCACCGGCCTGTTCTCCCGCGCCATGACTGCGCCTTGCGGCAAGATCCGCATCCCGATCAACGAGTCGGCGGACGATACCTCGCAGATCGAGGAGTTCATCCGCGAGTACCACGGCGAAGGCATCCAGCACATCGCCCTGACTACCGACGATATCTATGCCACCGTGCGCAAGCTGCGCGCCAACGGCGTGGACTTCATGAGCACCCCGGACACCTACTACGAGAAGGTCGACAGCCGCGTCGCCGGCCACGGCGAACCGCTGGAGCAACTGCGCGAACTGAACATCCTGATCGACGGCGCGCCGGGTGACGACGGTATCCTGCTGCAGATCTTCACCAACACGGTGATCGGCCCGATCTTCTTCGAGATCATCCAGCGCAAGGGCAACCAGGGTTTCGGCGAGGGCAACTTCAAGGCCCTGTTCGAGTCCATCGAGGAAGATCAGATTCGCCGTGGCGTGATCTCCGACAAGTAG
- a CDS encoding AraC family transcriptional regulator, protein MARAAPPDFDATTASLRALARSYPRGLHIEPHSHDWGQVLYAMSGVMWVETPHEALLVPPNRAVWLPPRVPHGIRVVSELQMRNIYLRPGTADSLGEQVQAFEVGGLLRELILHLVEHESEPDTDYYQALSRLAVLELQRARSLLLRVPLPDESDRRLSNLCQAVMAEPSQEISFEQHAADAGASVRTLARLLQRSLGMGFAQWRRQVQLATAVAQLSEGVPVSTVAHALGYQPGSFSEMFRRELGVTPSEYCAR, encoded by the coding sequence ATGGCCCGCGCCGCACCTCCGGATTTCGACGCCACGACCGCGTCACTTCGCGCCCTCGCCCGCAGCTACCCGCGCGGGCTGCACATCGAGCCGCATTCCCACGATTGGGGCCAGGTGCTGTACGCAATGTCCGGGGTGATGTGGGTGGAAACGCCGCACGAAGCGCTGCTGGTGCCGCCCAACCGCGCCGTCTGGCTGCCGCCGCGCGTGCCCCACGGCATCCGTGTGGTCAGCGAGCTGCAGATGCGCAACATCTACCTGCGGCCGGGAACCGCTGACTCGCTGGGCGAACAGGTGCAGGCCTTCGAGGTGGGCGGCCTGTTGCGCGAGCTGATCCTGCATCTGGTCGAGCACGAGAGCGAACCGGACACCGACTACTACCAGGCACTGTCGCGGCTCGCTGTGCTGGAGCTGCAGCGAGCGCGCAGCCTGCTGCTGCGGGTTCCGCTGCCGGACGAGTCCGACCGCCGCCTGTCGAACCTGTGCCAGGCAGTGATGGCCGAGCCGTCCCAGGAGATTTCCTTCGAGCAGCACGCCGCCGACGCCGGCGCCAGCGTGCGTACCCTCGCCCGCCTGCTCCAGCGCAGCCTGGGCATGGGCTTCGCCCAATGGCGCCGCCAGGTGCAATTGGCCACGGCGGTGGCGCAGTTGAGCGAGGGCGTTCCGGTGAGCACCGTTGCCCATGCGCTGGGCTACCAGCCAGGCAGCTTCAGCGAGATGTTTCGGCGCGAACTGGGCGTTACGCCGTCGGAGTACTGCGCCCGGTAG
- a CDS encoding DUF1427 family protein, with product MNYLISLAIGIAVGLAYHFLDFRSPAPPLVALVGLLGMQIGENALPLLTRWLH from the coding sequence ATGAACTACCTGATTTCCCTGGCCATCGGCATCGCCGTCGGCCTCGCTTATCACTTCCTCGACTTCCGCTCGCCGGCCCCCCCGCTGGTGGCGCTGGTCGGCCTGCTCGGCATGCAGATCGGCGAGAACGCGCTGCCGCTGCTGACCCGCTGGCTGCACTGA
- a CDS encoding quinone oxidoreductase family protein gives MKALQFDRTGDLAALSFTDIAEPIPAAGEVLVEVRAAGLNPSDVKNVLGRFPYTTLPRVPGRDFAGVVIKGPAELVGKSVWGTGKGLGFTRNGSHAQLMSVPMGGVAPMPERMSFAQAASCGVPFTTAWDALERSQVCTGTRLLVIGLGAVGAAAISLAKARGAQVLGAVRREQAQAGLQAQGVPTLLLSGAETLAAQVEEHFPGGAEVIFDTTGFWLPAAVSALTTFGRIAIIAAPVDGHVQLPALALYRRGGSVVGVNSLLYDAVACAAMLRQFGQWFDDGRLPLPSGLCEVPLSEGVQRYHEINEGSSEKIILLP, from the coding sequence ATGAAAGCCCTGCAATTCGACCGTACCGGCGACCTCGCCGCCCTGAGCTTCACCGACATCGCCGAGCCGATTCCGGCCGCCGGCGAAGTGCTGGTGGAAGTACGCGCCGCCGGCCTCAACCCCAGCGATGTGAAGAACGTGCTCGGCCGTTTCCCCTACACCACCCTGCCCCGCGTGCCGGGCCGCGACTTCGCTGGCGTGGTGATCAAGGGTCCGGCCGAGCTGGTCGGAAAATCCGTGTGGGGCACCGGCAAGGGCCTGGGCTTCACCCGCAACGGCAGCCATGCGCAATTGATGAGCGTGCCGATGGGCGGCGTGGCGCCGATGCCCGAGCGCATGAGCTTCGCCCAGGCCGCCAGTTGTGGCGTGCCGTTCACCACTGCCTGGGATGCACTGGAGCGCAGCCAGGTGTGCACGGGCACCCGCCTGCTGGTGATCGGCTTGGGCGCGGTTGGCGCCGCCGCCATTTCGCTGGCCAAGGCCCGCGGCGCACAGGTGCTGGGCGCGGTGCGGCGCGAGCAGGCCCAGGCAGGGTTACAGGCCCAGGGCGTGCCGACCCTCCTGCTGAGCGGCGCGGAAACCCTGGCCGCGCAGGTGGAAGAGCACTTCCCCGGCGGCGCCGAGGTGATCTTCGATACCACCGGTTTCTGGCTTCCCGCCGCGGTCAGCGCGCTGACAACTTTCGGCCGCATCGCGATCATCGCCGCGCCGGTGGACGGACACGTGCAGTTGCCTGCCCTGGCGCTGTATCGCCGTGGCGGCTCGGTCGTCGGTGTGAATTCGCTGCTGTACGACGCCGTCGCCTGCGCGGCGATGCTGCGCCAGTTCGGCCAATGGTTCGACGACGGCAGGCTGCCGCTGCCTTCCGGCCTGTGCGAGGTACCGCTGAGCGAAGGTGTACAGCGCTACCACGAAATCAACGAAGGGAGCAGCGAGAAGATCATCCTGCTGCCCTGA
- a CDS encoding TenA family transcriptional regulator: MNDTFVRSGPLKELSSYPVWAQRLVQDCESSRLAVVGHPLYARMRDGQLSRQTMRAFLIGGWQVVEQFPLYMSQNLLKTRFGRSPGEDMARRWLMRNIRVELNHADYWLHWAESYGVTLAELKAQLVPAELHALGHWCWHTCATDALALSMAATNYAIEGATGDWSAIVCSSDAYERSLPAGSRKEAMRWLKLHARYDDDHPWEALEIICTLSGPRMTAPRCLELREAICKSYGYMRLFLDYCMALEQAQGGSRREPMQAAG, encoded by the coding sequence ATGAACGACACCTTTGTTCGTAGTGGGCCGCTCAAGGAACTTTCCAGTTACCCCGTCTGGGCACAACGCCTCGTGCAGGACTGCGAGAGCAGCCGCCTGGCGGTGGTCGGCCATCCCCTCTACGCACGCATGCGTGACGGCCAACTGAGCCGGCAGACCATGCGCGCCTTCCTCATCGGCGGCTGGCAGGTGGTGGAGCAGTTCCCCCTGTACATGTCGCAGAACCTGCTCAAGACGCGCTTCGGGCGAAGCCCCGGGGAAGACATGGCGCGGCGCTGGCTGATGCGCAACATCCGCGTCGAACTCAATCACGCCGACTATTGGTTGCACTGGGCGGAGTCCTACGGAGTGACTCTGGCGGAGCTGAAGGCCCAGTTGGTGCCCGCCGAACTGCATGCTCTAGGGCACTGGTGCTGGCATACCTGCGCCACCGATGCACTGGCGCTGTCGATGGCGGCTACCAACTACGCCATCGAGGGCGCGACGGGCGACTGGTCGGCGATCGTCTGTTCCAGCGATGCCTACGAGCGTTCGCTGCCGGCGGGCTCCCGCAAGGAGGCGATGCGCTGGCTCAAGCTGCATGCCCGCTACGACGATGACCATCCGTGGGAAGCGCTGGAGATCATCTGCACCCTCAGCGGCCCACGGATGACCGCGCCTCGCTGCCTGGAGCTGCGCGAGGCGATCTGCAAGAGCTATGGCTACATGCGCCTGTTCCTCGACTACTGCATGGCGCTGGAGCAGGCGCAGGGCGGTTCGCGGCGGGAGCCGATGCAGGCTGCGGGCTAG
- a CDS encoding EAL domain-containing protein — MLRLVWPFMAVALLQALIGGGSLFILSGVRAYVGGESLWSKGQKDAIHYLQRYGQTYDPEDFRRYQTAIAIPQGDRLFRTALDQNPPDIETARRGALAGGNHPDDVDSLIWLYRYFHEYSYFDEAVRRWIVGDAYLDQLEHLAGEMHARIQAGAVSAGDLSYWGSRIQDINDGVTPAAMAFSAALGEGSRVLMRILLVANCLVGLALILLAVWRTRKLLRQQRAFESALDTEKERAQTTLAAIGDGVVTLDAQECIAYFNPAAERMIGWDSAMAVGLPLRSLLRVFDENSQEEGLPLLGQILRGEVDGGSESSKLIQRLDGTSVAVTLMGTPIHADGRVVGVVLVMHDMTRERQYMASLSWQATHDALTGLTNRREFEFRLKQALERSAHMDDRHALMYLDLDQFKLVNDTCGHAAGDELLRQVCSVLQQCLREGDTLARLGGDEFGILLENCPPDMAEQLGERIRLTVQSLHFIWEARPFNITVSIGVVHVSSMLVSVEEALRCADMACYMAKEKGRNRAQVFRPDDTELSTRVGEMAWVQRIRLALEEERFCLFAQSIYPVDPHADEGAHVELLLRLNDENGRLVAPINFIPAAERYGLMPEIDRWVVESAFRTLAARAAEGDYEPIQTCAINLSGATIGDETFLDFLREMQPRYGIAPASICFEITETSAIANLVNATRFIQELKTLGYRFSLDDFCAGMSSFVYLKHLPVDYLKIDGSFIKDMLDDPIDRAMVQVINQIGHVMGKRTVAEFVESQEILGVLREIGVDYAQGYGLARPQAFNRSFLRDSAMATVESNTTSGR; from the coding sequence ATGCTGCGGCTGGTATGGCCGTTCATGGCGGTGGCGCTGTTGCAGGCGCTGATCGGTGGCGGCAGCCTGTTCATCCTCTCGGGCGTCCGTGCCTACGTCGGTGGCGAAAGCCTCTGGTCGAAAGGCCAGAAGGACGCCATCCACTATCTCCAGCGCTACGGGCAGACCTACGACCCGGAAGACTTCCGGCGCTATCAGACGGCGATTGCCATCCCGCAGGGCGACCGCCTGTTCCGCACGGCCCTCGACCAGAATCCGCCAGACATCGAAACGGCCAGGCGCGGTGCGCTGGCGGGTGGCAACCACCCGGATGACGTCGACAGCCTCATCTGGCTGTACCGCTACTTCCACGAGTACAGCTATTTCGACGAGGCGGTACGGCGCTGGATCGTCGGCGACGCCTACCTCGACCAACTTGAACACCTGGCCGGCGAGATGCACGCGCGCATCCAGGCCGGTGCGGTCAGCGCTGGCGACCTGAGCTACTGGGGCAGCCGCATCCAGGACATCAACGATGGCGTGACGCCGGCGGCGATGGCGTTCTCCGCTGCGCTCGGCGAGGGGTCGCGGGTGCTGATGCGGATACTGCTGGTCGCAAACTGCCTGGTCGGCCTGGCGCTGATCCTGCTGGCGGTGTGGCGCACCCGCAAGCTGCTGCGCCAGCAGCGCGCCTTCGAGAGCGCTCTGGATACCGAAAAGGAGCGCGCCCAGACCACCCTTGCGGCAATCGGCGATGGAGTAGTCACCCTCGATGCCCAGGAGTGCATTGCCTATTTCAATCCGGCCGCAGAACGCATGATCGGCTGGGACAGTGCGATGGCCGTCGGCTTGCCGCTGCGCTCGCTGCTGCGGGTGTTCGACGAGAACAGCCAGGAGGAAGGGTTGCCGCTGCTGGGGCAGATCCTGCGCGGGGAGGTGGATGGCGGCAGTGAGTCGAGCAAGCTGATCCAGCGCCTGGACGGCACTTCCGTCGCGGTGACGCTGATGGGAACACCGATCCATGCCGACGGCCGCGTCGTGGGCGTCGTGCTGGTGATGCACGACATGACCCGCGAGCGTCAGTACATGGCCAGCCTGTCCTGGCAGGCGACCCACGATGCGCTGACCGGCCTGACCAACCGCCGCGAGTTCGAATTCCGCCTCAAGCAGGCGCTGGAGCGCTCGGCGCACATGGATGATCGCCATGCGCTGATGTACCTGGACCTGGACCAGTTCAAGCTGGTCAACGATACCTGTGGGCACGCGGCGGGGGATGAGCTGTTGCGCCAGGTCTGCTCGGTGCTGCAGCAATGCCTGCGCGAAGGCGACACACTCGCGCGGCTGGGGGGCGACGAGTTCGGCATCCTGCTGGAGAACTGCCCGCCGGACATGGCGGAGCAGCTCGGCGAGCGTATCCGCCTGACTGTCCAGAGCCTGCATTTCATCTGGGAGGCCCGCCCGTTCAATATCACCGTCAGCATCGGTGTGGTGCACGTTTCGTCGATGCTGGTTTCGGTGGAAGAGGCACTGCGCTGCGCCGACATGGCCTGCTACATGGCCAAGGAAAAGGGCCGCAACCGCGCCCAGGTGTTCCGTCCGGACGATACTGAGCTGTCCACCCGCGTCGGCGAGATGGCCTGGGTCCAGCGCATTCGCCTGGCGCTGGAAGAGGAGCGCTTCTGTCTGTTCGCGCAATCGATCTACCCGGTCGACCCGCATGCCGACGAGGGCGCCCATGTCGAGCTGCTGCTGCGGCTGAACGACGAGAACGGACGCTTGGTGGCGCCGATCAACTTCATCCCGGCGGCCGAGCGCTACGGGCTGATGCCGGAGATCGACCGCTGGGTGGTCGAGAGCGCGTTCCGCACTCTGGCCGCTCGGGCGGCGGAGGGCGACTACGAGCCGATCCAGACCTGCGCCATCAACCTCTCCGGCGCAACCATCGGCGACGAAACATTCCTCGACTTCCTGCGCGAGATGCAGCCGCGCTACGGTATCGCGCCGGCCAGCATCTGCTTCGAGATCACCGAAACCAGCGCCATCGCCAACCTGGTCAACGCGACGCGCTTCATCCAGGAACTCAAGACCCTGGGCTATCGCTTCTCGCTCGACGACTTCTGTGCCGGCATGTCGTCCTTTGTCTACCTCAAGCATCTGCCGGTGGACTATCTGAAGATCGATGGCAGTTTCATCAAGGACATGCTCGACGACCCCATCGACCGGGCGATGGTCCAGGTGATCAACCAGATCGGTCACGTCATGGGGAAGCGCACGGTGGCGGAGTTCGTCGAGTCGCAGGAAATCCTCGGCGTGCTGCGCGAGATCGGCGTCGACTACGCCCAGGGCTATGGCCTGGCCAGGCCGCAGGCATTCAACCGGAGCTTCCTGCGCGATTCGGCAATGGCGACCGTTGAGTCGAACACAACCTCCGGACGGTGA
- a CDS encoding PAS domain-containing protein, translating to MPRRDMDAQYDQLLGLSYECVLDEGAWLPLLSGLIDATGRQQGVLLFWDQTEEGALASEINLCDPGAIDTYNREFCNMDPCKRFMLRRPVGHWYHDLLEYGPEKIRRDPYYQEFQLPNGMHNVSCLKLNEQASAGIYLSVLTSVGARYPKASEQALLGRISQHLVRAARMFERVSGMRLELARRDLLLDHHPTPLWLLDGDTRVLYANQAAQQQLTQKKPRFHEVFGRLHCRQHDARLQALVRQATPRQGKGQAGWLSLGDGSALELLVTPVPAEARFNQPFQRPLALLALLDAHRQSRLLGDLFGLTPAEQRLGDLLVRGLTPEQCSEQLGTSINTVRSQLRALFRKTRTNRQAELMSLLVRLGQR from the coding sequence ATGCCTCGTCGGGATATGGATGCGCAGTACGACCAACTGCTGGGGCTTTCCTATGAGTGTGTACTCGACGAGGGTGCTTGGCTGCCCCTGCTCTCCGGGCTGATCGACGCCACCGGTCGGCAACAGGGCGTGCTGCTGTTCTGGGACCAGACAGAGGAAGGCGCGCTGGCCAGTGAGATCAACCTGTGCGATCCCGGTGCCATCGACACCTACAACCGCGAGTTCTGCAACATGGACCCATGCAAGCGCTTCATGCTCAGGCGCCCGGTGGGCCACTGGTATCACGACCTGCTTGAATACGGTCCCGAGAAAATCCGCCGCGACCCGTACTACCAGGAGTTCCAGCTACCCAACGGCATGCACAACGTGTCGTGCCTCAAGCTCAACGAACAGGCCAGCGCCGGCATCTACCTGTCGGTGCTCACCAGCGTGGGTGCGCGCTACCCGAAGGCTTCCGAGCAGGCCCTGCTGGGCCGGATCAGCCAGCATCTCGTGCGGGCGGCGCGGATGTTCGAACGGGTCAGTGGCATGCGCCTGGAACTGGCCCGGCGCGACCTGCTGCTCGACCATCATCCCACACCGCTCTGGCTGCTGGACGGCGATACCCGTGTGCTCTACGCCAACCAGGCTGCCCAGCAGCAACTGACGCAGAAGAAACCGCGTTTTCATGAAGTATTCGGCCGCCTGCATTGCCGCCAGCACGACGCGCGGCTGCAAGCCCTGGTGCGCCAGGCCACTCCGCGCCAGGGCAAGGGGCAAGCCGGCTGGCTGTCGCTGGGCGATGGCAGCGCACTGGAGCTGCTGGTCACCCCGGTGCCGGCCGAAGCCCGCTTCAATCAGCCGTTCCAGCGCCCACTGGCGTTGCTCGCCCTGCTCGATGCGCACCGCCAGAGTCGCCTGCTCGGCGACCTGTTCGGCCTGACACCCGCCGAGCAGCGCCTGGGCGACCTGCTGGTACGCGGCCTGACGCCGGAGCAGTGCTCCGAGCAACTGGGCACGTCCATCAACACCGTGCGCAGCCAACTGCGTGCCCTGTTCCGCAAGACCCGCACCAACCGGCAGGCGGAACTGATGAGCCTGCTGGTGCGGCTGGGGCAGCGTTGA
- a CDS encoding class I SAM-dependent methyltransferase, with protein sequence MDNRSQQNPDSLNQAIEQLERQLRRIRDSAPDLMELARIGTEPPPSPRVVRFPRRRERPMGEGACNAVLLDYLYGIDSTLRTMLPDGPTDELFRYASTAAPPRALRSRRQLLAREIDRTCELLGGQARILCVGCGHLREADISRALRHGQFRDFLALDAQPQPLQTVESCYAALGIQTVKCSLDDLFYGRAELCHFDLIYSAGLYEVLDEQDARDLTRNLFARLQPGGRLLMSNFLPGIPDIAYLEGLLDWRPHYRSDSALLDLLLGIPYNDIGSARVFHDLGNCVAFLEVTRYG encoded by the coding sequence ATGGACAATCGCTCGCAACAGAATCCGGACTCGCTGAACCAGGCCATCGAACAGCTCGAACGGCAACTGCGCCGCATCCGGGACAGCGCTCCCGATCTCATGGAACTGGCCAGGATCGGCACCGAACCGCCGCCATCGCCACGGGTCGTCCGTTTCCCACGGCGGCGCGAACGGCCGATGGGCGAAGGAGCCTGCAACGCGGTGCTGCTCGACTACCTGTATGGAATCGACAGCACGCTGCGCACCATGCTGCCCGACGGGCCGACCGACGAACTGTTCCGCTATGCCAGCACGGCAGCCCCGCCCAGGGCATTGCGCTCGCGCCGGCAATTGCTGGCGCGGGAGATCGACCGTACCTGCGAGCTGCTCGGCGGCCAGGCCCGCATCCTCTGCGTGGGCTGCGGACATCTGCGCGAGGCCGATATTTCGCGCGCCCTGCGGCACGGGCAGTTTCGCGATTTCCTGGCGCTCGATGCCCAGCCTCAGCCCTTGCAGACGGTGGAGTCCTGCTACGCCGCGCTCGGCATCCAGACGGTGAAGTGCAGCCTCGATGACCTGTTCTATGGTCGCGCCGAACTCTGCCACTTCGACCTGATCTATTCCGCCGGCCTTTATGAGGTGCTCGACGAACAGGACGCCCGCGACCTCACACGCAACCTGTTCGCCCGCCTGCAGCCGGGCGGGCGTCTGCTGATGAGCAACTTCCTGCCGGGCATACCCGACATCGCTTATCTGGAGGGGTTGCTGGACTGGCGGCCGCACTACCGCAGCGACTCGGCGCTGCTCGATCTGCTGCTGGGCATCCCCTACAACGACATCGGCAGCGCACGGGTCTTCCACGACCTGGGCAATTGCGTGGCCTTCCTCGAAGTCACCCGATACGGCTGA